From one Trifolium pratense cultivar HEN17-A07 linkage group LG1, ARS_RC_1.1, whole genome shotgun sequence genomic stretch:
- the LOC123911167 gene encoding protein transport protein sec31-like: MRKRKRRRRRKNANPPKKVLLSANPPLEQSERKKKKKKKQKKSPAATTVVEASATAKETTSQPEASATPQTQPQNSAQVISQDEPTPSKAAEGVVEGPSDAHPEDVAEKIPSPQPVGTAILTETSSPPKAPGSPHRAFEDDNLKPDNEEDQLDQSLPQQNPSTNPAQVLADNDPPTNFQADPIANTEQRPTVDGEHSTTNHPQPSGSNHESSSPSAGTFDSEDGNSYIGDSLGEEGTSVSKPFPTVVLPAELAKELKDLTPVDALSKLLSSYGTSSSAVEDTEGREDVLEQEQFEHEIRFRREILNGDMLGLLERDSSIYYNIKALFRKLQNPRTDEAMFLLVTQAETFLEQFVSQSQLLTRTSSLLTSLLATQQHHFEQANSCNAEVTTIKAASDEALEQLVACENNIAQWQSEIEALKAKIRQEEAKMEKLAAVAIEAQKVKLDELAREGIQHYSDGLAVQKRVEHLASDKEMLQRKLASIRTQYYQFQAANRKPPSTSQQQP, from the exons atgagaaaaagaaaaagaagaagaagaagaaagaacgcCAACCCACCCAAGAAAGTACTCCTGAGCGCAA ATCCTCCTTTGGAACAATcggagaggaagaaaaagaagaaaaagaagcagaaaaaaTCTCCTGCTGCAACTACTGTTGTCGAGGCTTCTGCTactgcaaaagaaacaacttcacaACCTGAAGCTTCTGCTACCCCTCAAACCCAA CCACAAAACTCTGCTCAAGTTATTTCTCAGGATGAGCCTACTCCTAGCAAAGCGGCTGAGGGGGTGGTCGAAGGACCAAGCGATGCACATCCTGAAGATGTTGCAGAAAAAATCCCATCTCCTCAGCCTGTCGGAACGGCCATTCTTACTGAAACCTCATCACCGCCCAAGGCTCCTGGCTCGCCTCACCGCGCTTTCGAAGATGACAACCTTAAGCCTGACAATGAAGAAGACCAACTCGATCAAAGCTTACCACAACAGAATCCTTCGACAAATCCTGCCCAAGTATTGGCTGATAATGATCCTCCAACCAACTTTCAAGCTGACCCCATTGCTAATACTGAACAAAGGCCAACAGTTGATGGCGAGCACTCCACTACCAATCACCCACAACCAAGTGGGTCAAACCATGAGTCTAGTTCACCCAGTGCTGGCACCTTCGACTCTGAAGATGGGAACTCCTATATTGGTGATTCACTTGGTGAAGAGGGAACTTCCGTGTCGAAGCCATTTCCTACTGTTGTCCTGCCAGCTGAACTTGCTAAAGAGTTAAAAGATTTAACTCCAGTAGATGCACTTAGCAAGCTTTTATCAAGCTATGGCACCTCTAGCTCCGCTGTTGAGGACACAGAGGGTAGGGAAGATGTACTTGAGCAAGAACAGTTTGAGCATGAAATCAGGTTCAGGAGAGAAATTCTTAATGGGGATATGCTGGGCTTGCTTGAGCGTGACTCTTCTATATATTACAACATCAAAGCCCTTTTTCGCAAGCTGCAGAACCCAAGGACTGACGAAGccatgttccttctagtgacTCAGGCTGAAACCTTTTTAGAACAATTCGTTAGTCAATCTCAGCTCCTAACCAGGACTAGCAGCCTTTTGACATCTCTGCTTGCCACCCAGCAACACCATTTCGAGCAAGCTAATAGTTGCAATGCAGAGGTCACAACTATCAAGGCTGCCTCTGATGAAGCTCTTGAGCAACTTGTGGCTTGTGAGAACAATATTGCTCAATGGCAATCTGAAATCGAAGCGCTAAAGGCAAAGATTCGACAAGAGGAGGCTAAGATGGAAAAGCTAGCTGCAGTGGCTATTGAAGCACAAAAGGTTAAGCTTGATGAGCTAGCACGTGAAGGTATCCAACACTACAGTGATGGTCTAGCTGTCCAGAAGCGAGTTGAGCACCTTGCTAGTGATAAGGAAATGCTACAACGTAAACTGGCGTCCATTCGAACTCAGTATTACCAATTTCAAGCGGCCAATCGAAAGCCTCCTTCAACATCCCAACAACAACcttga
- the LOC123899874 gene encoding transcription repressor OFP13, with amino-acid sequence MGKKNLKLTSLFKTKESHPWKFLPSCNHHPKTVSFRTGVDDDIFKTVNSVFFDQTENNIIETPKSWFTTSSESASFSTQSEEYCFYNDGESLETLVAGVKSERSSERLFFEAEDTSSILEKAKADSFPFKESVVLAMESDDPYKDFKRSMEEMVESHGVKDWEGLEELLSWYLRVNGKNNHGFIVGAFVDLLISLAGSNSNNDSNSDLTLYSSAVSSFGSSSPLYLCERQNEITEIVEDNNNVTAS; translated from the coding sequence ATGggaaagaaaaatttgaaactAACTTCTCTTTTCAAAACCAAAGAATCACATCCATGGAAATTCTTGCCCTCTTGTAATCATCATCCAAAAACTGTTTCTTTTAGAACTGGTGTTGATGATGACATATTCAAAACAGTTAATTCTGTTTTTTTCGACCAAACCGAAAACAACATTATTGAAACACCAAAATCATGGTTCACAACATCATCAGAATCTGCAAGTTTCTCAACACAATCAGAAGAATATTGTTTCTACAACGACGGCGAATCATTAGAGACATTGGTTGCCGGAGTTAAGTCGGAGAGGTCATCTGAAAGACTGTTTTTCGAAGCAGAAGACACGAGTTCGATCTTGGAAAAGGCGAAAGCGGATAGTTTTCCGTTTAAAGAAAGTGTTGTGTTAGCTATGGAATCAGATGATCCATATAAAGATTTTAAGAGATCAATGGAAGAAATGGTTGAGTCACATGGTGTGAAAGATTGGGAAGGTTTGGAAGAGCTTTTGAGTTGGTATTTAAGAGTTAATGGTAAAAATAATCATGGTTTTATTGTTGGTGCTTTTGTTGATTTGTTGATTAGTTTAGCAGgttctaattctaataatgATTCTAATTCTGATTTAACTTTATATTCTTCTGCtgtttcttcttttggttcttCTTCACCTTTGTACCTATGTGAGAGACAGAATGAGATTACTGAGATTGTTgaagataataataatgtaaCAGCTTCTTAG